The genomic DNA TTTTTTCCTTCCTCTCTCTTCGATTGTGTATAATCAGTTGCACGTCTAATTGCAGCCTTTACTCTTGCTGTAAGCTCAATCATTGAAAAAGGCTTTGAGATATAATCATCCGCACCAAAGCCCAGTCCTAATGCTTTATCAACATCACTATCTTTAGCAGACATGATTAAGATAGGAATTAAGCTTTTTTCTCTTATAATTTTCATAAATGTCATACCATCAAGCTTCGGCAGCATTAGATCAAGAAGGATAATATCAAAAGAGTCATTAAAAAATGTGTGAACTGCTTCTTCCCCATCATATGCCACTTTTACAATGAAGCCTTCTTTTAATAAATGACTTTCCACCATTTCTGCAATAGATTCATCATCTTCAACAAGTAATACATTATGTTTCATGATTTTATCCCTCCGTTAAACATAAATCAGCTCCTTTTATTTTACGTCATTTCTATCCAAATAGGCCATTTTTTAAATAATTTCCATCATATAAAGCGGTTAATTAAAATTAAAGGATAGGGCTATTTTGTATTCAGAAGCCCTACCATTAAAAAACATAAAAGTGTTAAGAATGTGTCTTCTTTATTATTTTCACTTTAATAATTTTATTCCGATCCATTTCAAGAATTTCAAAATGAAGATGATGATATTCAAATGTTTCTCCTTCAACTGGAATATGTTCAAGCTCTTTTAAGATGAAGCCAGCTAAAATATCAGTATCTTCTGGAAGCTTAATTTTAAAAGCCTCATTTAGTCGATAGATGAGCAGTCTTCCATGACAAATCATGTATGAATCGGTTAATTCATAAATTAATACTTCATCTTCAATGTCTGTTTCATCTTCAATTTCCTGGCCAATCATTGCTTCAATAATATCCTAATGCGTTATCATTCCCATCGTTCCACCGTACTCATCTAATACAACCGCTAAATGTTTCTTTTCCTTCAACATCATTTTAAAAACCTTTTCAATCGCGGTAGATTCCACAACAAACAATGGTTGCTTATCAATAAAATTTTCTAACTTCTTCTTTGGCTCCATAGACCATTCCAAAAGCCTTTTAGAATGAAATACCCCAACGATATTATCAATATCCCCTTTATAAATTGGGTACCTCGTATAACGATTATTCATAATCGTATTTCTTGTTTCCTCAAAGGTACTATTAATTGGAATACCAATCATATCAATTCTTGGAGTTTTAAGTGCATCACGCACATCCATACTGTAAAAATCAATTGCTCCTTTAATTCGCATAGTTTCTTCATTTCGAAATGTTCCTTCAGCATAAGCAATATCAACCATTGTTTTTAACTCTTCTTTGGAAAGCGTAGCTTCTTGAACTTCACCTTTTGAAATAAGCCTAATGACCATGTTTGAAAACCTGGATATTAAAAAGGTGACTGGTTTTAAAATGATAATTAACAATCTAATCACTGGAGCCACGATATAGGCAATTTTATCAGCAAACGTTGCAGCAATCGTTTTTGGTAACACTTCAGCAAAAACAATAAGCACAACGGTCAAAATTCCAGTTGCAACTCCAACGTTCCACCCATACTCGATCGCAATCATTGTCACTAAAGTAGGCAGCATAATATTTGCAATGTTATTCCCAATTAAAATGCTCGTTATTAATTGATCTGGTTTAGAAATCAACTTTAAGAGCTTTAGGGATTTTTTATCATCATTTTCCGCTCGTGAATGCACTTTCATTTTATTCACAGCAGTCAATGCCGTTTCACTGCCTGAGAGGAAAAACGACATAAGCATAAAAAAAAGAATGGCAAATAACAACGGATGTTCAATCCTTTCAAAAAAAGATATTCCCGTTTTAGTATAAAAATAAAACGATCAGCTAGCTTTTAGCCACAAAAGAGGTATTAAACGAACAGCTAAAAATAGATGATTTTAATCGGACCCTTTTACAACATAGACTGCTTTTTCATTAAAATTATTATTATTTTCCGTTTGTTTTTATATATTGCCTTAAATTAAACAGTCCTACTCTAATAATATCTTTCCCTTAAAAAGTGATCAAACTTAAATTTTATAAAAAAAAAGACTTCTCAGTTCAAATTAGAACTAAAAAGCCTTTTTCTTTATTTACAGATGAATATTCCTCGTTAATCCAATATCTTTCATTGTTTTTAAACCTGGTTTTGTATCAACTGCAACTGTTTTCGCTGTATTAATAATAATCGATGCCGTTGCAGAGTCGCCAAAAACGCCACCTGGAATGACAAGCTTTTGCCTCATGTCACCTTCTATTTCGATTACATCCTCAGACTCAGATACTGAGGTAGCCATTACAAGATCAAGCTCTATTGTTTTTCCATCTTTTGTCGACCCTTTGGAAACTTGATGAAGTCCATTTACTTCCCCAGCCTTTACATGAAAATGTGGTAAAGAAATTGGTTTATCTGTCACCTTTGGCAAAATTGAGTTTTCAACATGTGAGAGCTCTAAATTCAGACCAGCAGCAACGAGACGCAGCGATTCTTCAAGACCAACGTGACCAATTTTATCTGCTTTAGCAAGGCTGTTGAACTCTTCTTCTGCCATTCCGACCCCAACTTTCTTTTGTAAAGGAAGTCGACGTTTTTTCACATCAACACGACGAGAAACTCGAATCGACGAAATGTCACTTAAAACTGATGTTAAACTTAAAACGAGCGTATCCATCACATACCCTGGATTTACGCCTGAACCAATAACAGTCAATCCCTTTTCAGACGCATAATGATCAATTTCCTTTGATAGTTCAGGATAGCGACTCCATGGATATGAAAGCTGTTCACAAGTTGAAACAACGGAAAATCCATTATCCAATAATTCTTTCATTTGGGGCCATACTGCTTTTAAATTTGACCCAGTAGCGTGAATTGCAATCCTTTGTTGATCACTTTTAGCCTTGACATCTTTAATTGAAGGAACGACAAATATTCCTCGCTCAGTTCTGCCGGTTAATTCACCAATATCTTTCCCAACTTTATTTGGATCAATATCAACAGCACCAATCACTTTTCCCGGTAAATATTCTTCGCATTTTTTCAATATTTCTAGACCAATTGGTCCTAAACCATAAACAACAAGCTCAATATTTTTTAATGTGTTTGACATATTGATTACCCCTTTATCCTGTTTATTTTCTCCACAAATCGATATCTCTGTTTTCACTAAAATGCTAACAGAATTTTTTAATGTTGAGAAATACAGGATTCTTATATATTAATAATTAATGATTATTAATATATTATATTTAATTAAGGGACTTTATAAATTCAGTTTTAAATTAGCAAGTAATTTTACAATGTGTTTTTTATTTAATCGAATGTAAGGACTGTCTTCCCAAACCGCAGAAATTGAGCTTTCTAAATAAATATCTTCAAGTTCCAAACTTTTCACATCAATAAAATCAATTAGTTTAAACATGTCCACCGGCATAAGCGTTACACCAAAATTGTTAGAGACGAGGTAAGCAATAGTCAATAATTCAGAACCGCTGCATATCGTTTTTGGAATAAAGCCGGCTGTTGCACAAGCTGTTTGGAGTAACTGATGGAGAGCTGGAGATTGAATTGAATCATAATGTAAAAAAAAATCATCACTTAATTCTTTTAACTTGATCTTCTCTCGTGAAGCAAGCCTATGATCAGAAGAGACAACTGCTCGAATTGGAGAGCGTTTCAATTCTAAATATTTGATCCCCTCTTGTTCATTCGACTCAAAATTTACTGGCGTCCTTATGAAACCAAGATGATATTCTCTATTTTTAATTAACTCTACTACATGAGCAGAAGTCGTCTCTTTTATGCTAAATTCAATATTTGGATAATGGATATGAAGTTGATTTAAAATAATCGGTAAATAGAGACTAGCTGCCGAGGGAATAGTTGCAATCTTCACTAAATGGGGCAGCGTCTTCGAATCGATCACATTAAATACTGTATTTTCAATTTGATCAAACGAAGGAGCAGTTTTCTCAAACAAGTATCTACCTTCTTCAGTGAGCTCGACCTTTCTCGTTGTCCGATAAAGAAGTTTCACTCCAAGCTTTTCCTCTAGTAAATTGATCTGTTGACTAATACCAGGTTGAGATACGTGTAAGTTTTTGGAGGCTTCTGTAAAATTTAATGTTTTAGCTACTTCAATAAAATAACGTAAAGATAGTAAGTTCATCGTTTCACCCTTATGTTTTATTTATCTATCCGCACAAACTGCAAATCCTTGAAGCTCTTAAATGGATTTAGTAAAACAAAAAAAATTGTAGATGATTACAGACTGTGATAAATGCTTGCATTAACGACTAATGACTGCTAAAATCTCCCCGCCAAGGCTGTCTAAGCGATTTTTAGCCTTTAGGCGGGATCTTTTCCATCATCGCTTTTATAATAAATCTCTTCTTAAATCTGCGGCTGATTTTGGTGATAAATATCCAGGTGCAATATCAAACACAGTTTTCGCGCCTGTTTGACCTTCCTTATTTAAACGATAAGCAGCACGCGCATATGCTGTTAAAACACTTGCTGTAAATTCCGGATTACTATTTAATTTTAAAGAAAACTCTATAATTTGATTATTGCCTTCGCCTGTTGTACCGCTATGAATAACAAAGCCACCGTGAGGCATTTTTGAATGATTTTCTTTCAGTTCTGACTCTGTAATAAAATGTACAGTTGTCTCATAATCTGCAAAATAGTTCGGCATTGTTTTTATATCCCGCTCTATTTTGGCTTTATCGGCCCCTTCTTCAGCAACGACATAACATTCTCTTTTATGTTTCTCACTTGTAGACAATGAAGGATTTTCTCCGCTTCTTACTCTATCAATCGCTGTTTCAGAAGGAATCGTATATTGTACGCCTCCCTTTACCCCTTCTACTCTGCGAATCGCATCGGAATGCCCTTGGCTTAAACCTTTTCCCCAAAATGTATATGTTTCTCCTTTAGGTAAAATGGATGCAGACATCATTCGATTAATTGAAAATAACCCAGGGTCCCAGCCAACTGAAATAATACTCGTTTTTCCGCTCATGTTAGCTACTTCGTTAACTAACTCATAATAGGCCGGAATTTTTGCATGAGTGTCAAAACTATCAACCGTATTAAATAATCTTGCAAAAGCAGGACCCTGCTCTGGAAGATCCCGAGCTGAACCTCCACACAAAATCATTACATCAATATCTGCTTGGTAACGTTCAGCTTCTGAAATATGTATGACCTTTACATTTTTATCAATTACATTTACACTTTCAGGACTTCGCCGTGAAAAGACAGCTACAAGCTCCATATCTGAATTTTGTTTTATTGCTGCTTCAACACCTCTGCCTAAATTGCCGTAACCAACAATTCCGATTCTTATTTGCTTCCCCATCGTTTTTCCCTCCTGTATTGCTTTACTTCCTTACATGGTAACTTTTTTTTTTTTAATGCGCAATAATAGGGAATAAGCAATCCATTTTCATAAAATGCGGCGATTGTTTTTTCATTGTTCTGAACCATTATTAAATTAGATCGACCTTCTCAATATTTCGAATTGCTAAATAAGCGGTATAAGCTCCGATGAGTGCGAGTGTAATAGGAATTAAAATAATATGATTTAATGTAAATCCGTTACTATTTGAGCAAACAATCGCAACGATTAAAATCGAAGAAGTGATAGTCGCTGGAATAGAATAATTTTTCAATCCAAAAAATAACGGAATTAGACTCATTCCTGTTGCCCCCAATGCATTTAACATTTTGATTGCGTTTTCTACTATAATATTTATTGTTAAAGTACTTAAAATTAAATGTTGACTTTCGCTATACAAGCAAAATACAATCGAAACAAGTATATTTGATAATACAATTGCGCTAAAAGTAAAAAAGATAACCACTAACAGCTTTGCGGCAATTCATTTTTTTCTACTAATAGGGTACATAAATAAAACAGTAATCGTCTTGTTTTTAAACTCATCAATAATGCACTTTGCAATAAGAGTGGCTCGGAAAAATAATGAATGTGGCTCTTACTAGAGTATCAATTGTAACAAAAAGCCTCATGATAATCATAAAATGCTAATTCCTTCTCTAGCTTTGAAACGTGTGTAACCATTAGGATAAAACTAACTATAGTGATGTTTGCAATCGCTGCCCCGCGTATATATGAACTAAGTTTATTTTTTTAGCTCTAATTTTAATAAGCTTATCATCTAGCCTCTCCCCCATTCATTAACTCGAAAAAATAATCTTCGAGGGAAGTGGTTTTTTTGCTAATTCCATCAATAGCAACTTCGTTAACAATAAGCACTCTAGATAGTTCCTGTTGTGTAATATGTGGTTCGAAAATGTGTATTTTTCGTTTGTCAATGATTTTAAAGTTTGTAAGTTTAAGCTCATGCTCAAGTAAAAAGGATGCATTTTTTACATTGTCTACAACAACTTCAATATATTCTGAATGCATACTATGAATACTACTCATTGAAACTTCTTTTATTAATCTTCCATTTCTAATGATTCCTACTGTATCTACTATTTGCTCTAACTCTCCTAAAATATGGCTTGAAACTAAAATAGTCATTTCATATTCTTTGCATAAAACTTTAAATAAATCTCTCATTTCTTTTATGCCAAGAGGATCGAGACCGTTAATTGGTTCATCTAATATTAATAATTCTGGCTTTGTTGTAATCGCTCGTGCAATTCCTAGTCTTTGTTTCATGCCAAGAGAAAAATCTTTCACTTGCTTATTTTCAATATTTTTTAAATTTACTAGCTCTAATGCTTGATTAATTGCCTTTTTATCGTAATAACCCATATATTCGCAATGAAGCTGTAAATTTTCATTTGCTGTCAGCTTATCATAAAAAATTGGGTATTCAATAATCGTTCCCATTCTTTTTAACAATTCATACGATGTATTTGTTAATCTTTTATCAAAAATTTCAATCTCACCACTTGTTGGTTTGATTAAATTAATTAACATTTTCATTACTGTTGTTTTCCCTGCTCCATTTGGCCCGATAAATCCATATATTTCTCCTTTCTTTACATTCATATTAACTTGCGAAACGACTTCTTTATGATCATAGATTTTTGTCAGTCCGTACGTTTTTATAATATGAGTCATTTTGAAAACTCCTTTATATCAAGATGCTTTTATTATAAAAAAGACAAATCTCATTTTTCTTAAACAATTCTTACAAGTTTCTTAATTACAAAACCTTTGCTCTTACGGTTATGTTGGCTCCTTTCACTTCTAACAATAGGAAGGTTGATAGAACAAAAGAAGAAAGCCAACTTTTTCTCATTTCATCTCGTCGAAGACCTACTATTTTCAAGTCATGATATTGTTTAGCTTAACCCTAAAAAGGCTGTACCACTTTTAATTGTGATACAGCTTCATACTGTTAGAAAAACGTATACTCATGAACTATATTTCTATTCGGCTTCCGCCTCAACTGACAAGCATTCTAAACTAGCCTGGGTACTATTCTTATACTGACTTTGTCTTAAAAGGAACTTTTCTTACTTTTTAAGAAAAGATTACGTGCCTTTTCAGCGATCTTTTCTGGTATTTTATATGTAAGAGGCTCTTGATGCAGTACTTGGAAAAAGTTCATATCACTTGTTTCGAGCATACCAATTGTAAAACGAGGAATAAGACGTACGTGCAACGATGTTCCAGAAGATTCATCCGGCAATATTAACGTCATATTAAAACTGGAAAATCCTTGTTCTTTTAGTACCGCAAAAATTGATTGAATACTTTCTGAAAAATCAAGCCAGTCATTTTCACTTACATCATGTATTGACATTGCCTTTGGAAAAATTGCGATAAAATCATTATGACTTTTTGGAGCAAACGCATGAATCCATGCTACATTTCCATGCTCACCAATCCAACGCTCGCCAAGCTTTTTTTCTGTTTCATATAAGCTAGTAAAATAATTTGCTCCATATCTTGCTTCAAAGATCTCAACTTCCGTTTGGATTTTAGACTGATAATTAGTAGGTGATTCTGATACAATTACGTGCATATGCGGATGAATAATACTTCCTCCTGAATAAGGAAGATAATTCCAATTTATTGAAGCATATTTAGCTCTACTATCATGAAGCATTACTCGTTTAATATATGTTTGGCAAGCAATAAACGCATCTTTGATCATTAAAGGTGTAAATTCGTCTAATTTGACGTAATGGTTTCCTGAAAAAGTAACAACACCATTATGTTTACTATAAGGAAATAAATTCGGAAACAAAATTGCTTCTCCTGCAAAAATTCGGCCACTTTCACTAATCTCCTTTGGAAAAACAGGTGTCATCTTTAGTATATTTTCGGGACAGAACGGACAGTTAACACCTTCCGTTTGTTGAGCGACTTCTGTATAATCTGGGGGCGTAAATGTCGTCCCAGGGTCAAACACGAGACGGGATGATTCTCCAGTTAGAGGATCAATTCGAACTTCTGTTTTTCTTTTTATTTGCTTCCCCTCTCCATCATAAAATGTAAACCATTCTATTACCTTTTGAAATGAAACTTCCATCGACTACTCCTCCTTTCCCCATAAATATACCATTTATCATTTCTATTGTCAGTTAATTCTGAATTATTATTAGCGGCTTTATTCTAAAAAATTGCTAGGGGCTTTGTCATATGGGTAAATAACTGCCCCTCATAATGAATGGTTAATGTATAGGAAGCTCACCCACTTGTTGGTTACTTTTCAAATCGTGCACTGTTATCTTTGCCGGTGATAAAGCGTATAAATAATCCCCTATATATACAAGTCGATCAATACTATTTTCCCATTCCTCATATTGAGCATTCTCTTTCGTATGGGTAATTTTATTTTTTAGTGTAAACCCATTTTGTAAATCTATGTTATAAACATATGCTCCTTGAAACTCAAACGACTGATCAAATTGTTTTCCTTCTACATCCTGATAAACCGAAATAGGAAACGCAAAAAGGTTTTTATTTTTATGATAAAGTAATGCTTTATGATCATAATTCAATGGTGAAGATGTTCCGCTTCCACCAATCACTTCTGTAAATTTTTCCTTTGGATTTGAGACATCACTTATATCAAACAGCGATATTTTTACTCCATTTGTCCTAATAAAAGGTTGAGCCCCTTTTTCAGAAATTATTTTTGTGTCATGACCAAAGCCAATTAAATGATTTTCGTCATAAGGATGTAGATAATTACTAAATCCAGGGATTTTTAGCTCGCCAAGCACCTTGGGAGTTTTCGGATCACTCGCATCAATGACAAACAATGGATCTGTTTCTTTAAAAGTTACAATATAAATGCGGTCGTTCATAAATCGAGCTGAATAAATACGCTCCCCACGTGCAAGGTCCTTAAGTTGACCAACTTGAGCTAAATTTTCATCTAATATATAGAGATTATTAGCAGAAGGACGTTTATCTTCCCAAGCATTCCCTTTTGTCGTTGCAATTCGAAAGTAACCGTTATATTCATCCATAGAAAATTGGTTCAAAACAGTGCCTTCCACTTCAGTTGAGCTTTGTAAAGCAACATTCAAACCGTTAACTGAGAATTTATAAATATTTGTATTCGAATCAACAACAACCTCCTCCTTCGTTGGATTGATATCGTTTCTCACCGCTAGATAAAGGCTGTTCTTCGACATATAAATTTCTTCCCCACTTCCTAAATATGTCGTGATGCTCGCTTCTTTTTGCTGATTTTCAAGATCCACAGCTGCAATGATTGTATAGTTCCCTTCATTGGAATCGGGAAAATATTGAATTTGGTCATAATCAACAGCTTGGATATCAGAACTAACTGCTGTATCTGAAAACTTCGGTCGCAGATCTATATCTCGTTTCTCTTCTAATGCCCAAAACAAATCAGGGATATGATTTGCTATTAAATAAACGACTCCATCCGTTTTACGTGCTGCAACAATTGAACCTTCTACTTCAACTTCTCGAATCTGTTTAGGGTTTTTCGGATCTTTCACATCGTAAATAATCGCCTTAACCGAATGATAAATTGGTGCAATCATTATTTCTTTCCCCTGTTTTTTATTTTGCGGTTCATTTGCCGTTTGGCTATGTCCTATTACGATTAATTGGTTTTCATGTAAAAATAATTGTTCAGGTGAAAATACATCCTTAAAAGAAATACTGGCTAAAACGTTCATTTCATTTGCCGGAACTGCTTTAATAATATTTACTTTGCCGTCCTGCACCTTAAAAATATGTGTTCCGTCAGTTTTAACAATATCTGCCTCATCTACTCCTTGAACTTGTATATTTGTTTCGGATACGTCTTGATTGTTAGCTTGATCTGTACTATCGCTGATTTCTTGTGATATTTCTTCCTCACTTCCAAAAAACTTTGCCGTTTCTTTTTGATACTCTATCACCTTTGAAAAATAATTACGTAAATTTTTTTTTGAACCGATAACTGGTATGTTTTGCTGGACAAGAAACAAAAACTCTTTCTTCGATTTTAACTTTTTACCGTGGGCTGATTTGATGTCTTTGTCCAAATAAAGTGTATACTCTGTGTCTACGGCGTATCCATCTTTAGGTGGTTGAATCATAATTGTTTTTCCATCATCACTTAAAGAAAGAGCAACATTTTGTTTTTTTCCTTTATCATTCGTTACGTAGATTAGATCATCTTTTAAAATAGATTGATCCATTTTCTCGGAGAATGTAATTTTCCATACTTTATGAGCAAGTACAATTGGTGTATCATCACTATTCGCCACCACACCGCTTACAACTTTTAATTGTGACTTGGAATAAAGTACCGCTGCTAAGACGAATAAAAAGCACACTCCGCTAATGACAAGCTTTTTTCTCATTCAAAAACCCCTCTTTTACAAAACTAGTCGAAATTAACAACCATTTCGTTACATGAAAACTTTATAAAATAAAATTTTTATAAGAAAAATCCACTTAAAGCTTGTAAATAAACTTAATTGTTTGAAGCCATTAAAACACGCTAGTGATAGCCGCAAGCGAATAGAAAGTCCAAACGAAGTGCAATAAAGAATGCGAGCAGTTGTGTCAACTAGGTAATCGGTTATAAAAGTAACTCATGTTTGCAAGTTCAGACGATTAGTAATTTTTACATTATGTTAATAATACCTCTATACTTTGTTGTTATAATATAAGGTAAAAGTTGGTTCACTGATTGCTTGTAATCTCAACATCTATATGGGAAACGGAAATTGGACAAATGAAAAAGCGAACTTAGGAGGGTATGTAATCATGTATAAGATTAAAAAAATGGCTCCGTTTGTTTTAGCCGCAAGTGTTACAATGGGAATATTCTCCTTTCCATCTTTTTTTGAAAGTAACTCTGTACATGCAGCGAGTCAAGAAACGATACTAATCGAGGAAAATTTTGATCGTGTCGAAAATCAAACATTACCTAACGGTTGGAAGCTTACGCAAGGACACGGTGAAGTACAAGACGGAAAGTTACTATTGACATCACCTTCTACTTCAAAGCCGAGCCGTGTACTCGTTCCGCTTCCTTCAAATACTGGAGACTACGTATTTGAAGCAGATATGACCTTTCTCTCAGCAGTTGAAGATACACGCTGGGCATCTCTTATGTACCGGATCCAATCCGGGGATTATCCATACTATCAATTTGCCATTCGCAGAGGTACAACTGCCTTAAATGGGGTAGAGTTTGCAATACGTAATGAGAACAATAAATGGGAAGTACCAGAGAAGACATTTTTTTCTGAACCGTTTCAATTCGATAAAAGCTATCATCTTAAAGTGATTGCAAAAGGAAATCGCGTTCAGCAATATGTTAACAACCAGCTTATTATTGATACAGATTTAGCTTCAAAATGGACTGAAGGAGACATCGGCTTTCAAGCAACAGGTGTCACTGTTCAGTTTGATAATGTAAAAGTAACCACACAAACAGAAGAACTACCTCCATTAGAAGAATCAAGTGCATTTCTACCAAAAGAACCTGAAACGAATATATTAAATGCACCAACTGTCATTTCAGAGGCAACATCTATTGAAATGATCGACCAACTAGTGGATAAAGGCGTTTCATCCATTATTTTACCTGTTCAACAAAAGAATAATGGTGAAATTGTAGTTGAAAACAAAGCCCTTTCTGAGATTCTTCAAAAGATAAAAAGAAAAGTAATACCAATTATTCAAATCGAGGATCAAGCAGTTATTCAACCACTTACAAAAGTATTACAAAATGCTTCAATCCAAGATATCCAAGTAATTTCTTCAAAACCGGAACTAATCAAGAAGTTTAAAGAAATGATACCAACAGCTCGAGGTGGAGTCGTATATACGAGAAATGCGTTAAATAAACATGACTTAGAAAATTTAGCAAAAGATTTACATAAAAATAAGAGCAAGGTTGCTGTTATTCCACAAAAATTGTTATCAGCAGAAATCGTCCATTACTTACATAGCCGAACGATCTCTGTATGGGGAATGAGCGAACAAACTGAAAAAGATGCCCACAAGCTTATTCATGCAGGAGTAGATGGGATCATTTCTAAAGACCCAACTACAACATTGTTGGCTTACAACCAATATCCAGAAAACACCTTTGTTCAACGTCCAATAGTTGCCGCTCACCGCGGAGTCCCTTCATTGGCTCCAGAAAATACAATGGTTGGCTATTGGAAAGCCTATGGACTTGGAGCAGACTTAATTGAAACTGATGTTAGAATGACAAAAGACGGCCATCTCGTCATTATGCATGACAATACTGTAAATAGAACAACAAATGGAACGGGAGCAGTATCGAGTCTTACTTTAGAAGAAATTCGCCAATTAGATGCTGGCATTAAATTTAACTCAACATTTGCAGGTAAAAAAGTACCAACCTTCC from Bacillus aquiflavi includes the following:
- a CDS encoding response regulator transcription factor, which gives rise to MKHNVLLVEDDESIAEMVESHLLKEGFIVKVAYDGEEAVHTFFNDSFDIILLDLMLPKLDGMTFMKIIREKSLIPILIMSAKDSDVDKALGLGFGADDYISKPFSMIELTARVKAAIRRATDYTQSKREEGKNFLQIGNLQVDLSNYSVVKNGEKLQLTAKEFNILKLFVQNPSRVYTKEQIYNLIWHEDYYGDENIINVHIRRIREKIEENPSSPQYIKTLWGIGYKLGEF
- a CDS encoding transporter associated domain-containing protein, coding for MIGQEIEDETDIEDEVLIYELTDSYMICHGRLLIYRLNEAFKIKLPEDTDILAGFILKELEHIPVEGETFEYHHLHFEILEMDRNKIIKVKIIKKTHS
- a CDS encoding CNNM domain-containing protein, coding for MTAVNKMKVHSRAENDDKKSLKLLKLISKPDQLITSILIGNNIANIMLPTLVTMIAIEYGWNVGVATGILTVVLIVFAEVLPKTIAATFADKIAYIVAPVIRLLIIILKPVTFLISRFSNMVIRLISKGEVQEATLSKEELKTMVDIAYAEGTFRNEETMRIKGAIDFYSMDVRDALKTPRIDMIGIPINSTFEETRNTIMNNRYTRYPIYKGDIDNIVGVFHSKRLLEWSMEPKKKLENFIDKQPLFVVESTAIEKVFKMMLKEKKHLAVVLDEYGGTMGMITH
- a CDS encoding NAD(P)H-dependent amine dehydrogenase family protein yields the protein MSNTLKNIELVVYGLGPIGLEILKKCEEYLPGKVIGAVDIDPNKVGKDIGELTGRTERGIFVVPSIKDVKAKSDQQRIAIHATGSNLKAVWPQMKELLDNGFSVVSTCEQLSYPWSRYPELSKEIDHYASEKGLTVIGSGVNPGYVMDTLVLSLTSVLSDISSIRVSRRVDVKKRRLPLQKKVGVGMAEEEFNSLAKADKIGHVGLEESLRLVAAGLNLELSHVENSILPKVTDKPISLPHFHVKAGEVNGLHQVSKGSTKDGKTIELDLVMATSVSESEDVIEIEGDMRQKLVIPGGVFGDSATASIIINTAKTVAVDTKPGLKTMKDIGLTRNIHL
- a CDS encoding LysR family transcriptional regulator: MNLLSLRYFIEVAKTLNFTEASKNLHVSQPGISQQINLLEEKLGVKLLYRTTRKVELTEEGRYLFEKTAPSFDQIENTVFNVIDSKTLPHLVKIATIPSAASLYLPIILNQLHIHYPNIEFSIKETTSAHVVELIKNREYHLGFIRTPVNFESNEQEGIKYLELKRSPIRAVVSSDHRLASREKIKLKELSDDFFLHYDSIQSPALHQLLQTACATAGFIPKTICSGSELLTIAYLVSNNFGVTLMPVDMFKLIDFIDVKSLELEDIYLESSISAVWEDSPYIRLNKKHIVKLLANLKLNL
- a CDS encoding diaminopimelate dehydrogenase encodes the protein MGKQIRIGIVGYGNLGRGVEAAIKQNSDMELVAVFSRRSPESVNVIDKNVKVIHISEAERYQADIDVMILCGGSARDLPEQGPAFARLFNTVDSFDTHAKIPAYYELVNEVANMSGKTSIISVGWDPGLFSINRMMSASILPKGETYTFWGKGLSQGHSDAIRRVEGVKGGVQYTIPSETAIDRVRSGENPSLSTSEKHKRECYVVAEEGADKAKIERDIKTMPNYFADYETTVHFITESELKENHSKMPHGGFVIHSGTTGEGNNQIIEFSLKLNSNPEFTASVLTAYARAAYRLNKEGQTGAKTVFDIAPGYLSPKSAADLRRDLL
- a CDS encoding ABC transporter ATP-binding protein; this encodes MTHIIKTYGLTKIYDHKEVVSQVNMNVKKGEIYGFIGPNGAGKTTVMKMLINLIKPTSGEIEIFDKRLTNTSYELLKRMGTIIEYPIFYDKLTANENLQLHCEYMGYYDKKAINQALELVNLKNIENKQVKDFSLGMKQRLGIARAITTKPELLILDEPINGLDPLGIKEMRDLFKVLCKEYEMTILVSSHILGELEQIVDTVGIIRNGRLIKEVSMSSIHSMHSEYIEVVVDNVKNASFLLEHELKLTNFKIIDKRKIHIFEPHITQQELSRVLIVNEVAIDGISKKTTSLEDYFFELMNGGEAR
- a CDS encoding beta-propeller domain-containing protein translates to MRKKLVISGVCFLFVLAAVLYSKSQLKVVSGVVANSDDTPIVLAHKVWKITFSEKMDQSILKDDLIYVTNDKGKKQNVALSLSDDGKTIMIQPPKDGYAVDTEYTLYLDKDIKSAHGKKLKSKKEFLFLVQQNIPVIGSKKNLRNYFSKVIEYQKETAKFFGSEEEISQEISDSTDQANNQDVSETNIQVQGVDEADIVKTDGTHIFKVQDGKVNIIKAVPANEMNVLASISFKDVFSPEQLFLHENQLIVIGHSQTANEPQNKKQGKEIMIAPIYHSVKAIIYDVKDPKNPKQIREVEVEGSIVAARKTDGVVYLIANHIPDLFWALEEKRDIDLRPKFSDTAVSSDIQAVDYDQIQYFPDSNEGNYTIIAAVDLENQQKEASITTYLGSGEEIYMSKNSLYLAVRNDINPTKEEVVVDSNTNIYKFSVNGLNVALQSSTEVEGTVLNQFSMDEYNGYFRIATTKGNAWEDKRPSANNLYILDENLAQVGQLKDLARGERIYSARFMNDRIYIVTFKETDPLFVIDASDPKTPKVLGELKIPGFSNYLHPYDENHLIGFGHDTKIISEKGAQPFIRTNGVKISLFDISDVSNPKEKFTEVIGGSGTSSPLNYDHKALLYHKNKNLFAFPISVYQDVEGKQFDQSFEFQGAYVYNIDLQNGFTLKNKITHTKENAQYEEWENSIDRLVYIGDYLYALSPAKITVHDLKSNQQVGELPIH